From a region of the Castanea sativa cultivar Marrone di Chiusa Pesio chromosome 10, ASM4071231v1 genome:
- the LOC142612342 gene encoding uncharacterized protein LOC142612342, giving the protein MPSTFSRSPFISYDGKTDPIEYVSHYIQMMSLYNQNDVLMCKVFPSSLEPTTLRWFNGLRKGSIHNFGELIQEFGVQFMTCSRVPQPVDVLLSMKMGARETPRSYANRYWELYNEIGGGNEKVVASTFRLGLPEDSELRESLTMRPPKDMRQLMRRIEEYKKLEDDRQQSKGKAPTTSQYLKESR; this is encoded by the coding sequence ATGCCGAGCACATTTAGCAGATCACCATTCATCTCTTATGATGGGAAGACAGATCCCATAGAGTATGTCAGTCATTATATCCAAATGATGTCTCTATACAATCAAAATGACGTGTTGATGTGTAAAGTGTTTCCTTCTAGCCTCGAGCCCACTACTttaaggtggtttaatgggttaAGGAAGGGATCAATTCACAATTTTGGAGAGCTAATTCAGGAGTTCGGAGTTCAGTTCATGACTTGTAGCCGAGTACCACAGCCAGTAGACGTATTGCTCTCTATGAAGATGGGAGCAAGGGAGACTCCTCGGAGCTATGCTAATAGGTACTGGGAGTTGTATAATGAGATCGGAGGGGGTAATGAGAAAGTTGTTGCAAGTACTTTTAGGTTGGGTTTACCGGAGGACTCGGAGTTACGAGAATCGTTGACGATGAGACCCCCCAAGGATATGAGACAACTTATGAGGCGTATTGAGGAATATAAAAAGCTGGAAGATGATCGACAACAAAGTAAAGGGAAGGCACCAACCACGTCGCAATATTTAAAGGAGTCTCGGTAA